From bacterium, one genomic window encodes:
- a CDS encoding enoyl-CoA hydratase produces MNYETLTYEQDDHVVTLTYDRPDQRNAISRKMNEELHHAWQRFRDDDDAFVLVITGAGETTFCAGWDLQDASELEELGDFDRYRRELYSLPGACGYTRKVDIFKPVIAAVNGHAFAAGLETALLADIRIAAENAEFGATERRWNIVGGDGLTARLPLIVGFSRAMEMIITGRRVGVNEAQQIGLVNEIVPKGEALARAQELAHEIAALPQGAIRSDKETVLRGPGRTLEERLRIEAEMIISMFMRRDSHTLGAAAFKAGNLKPEWPNHGL; encoded by the coding sequence ATGAACTACGAGACGCTTACGTACGAGCAGGACGACCACGTGGTCACGCTCACCTACGATCGCCCCGACCAGCGCAACGCCATCAGCCGGAAGATGAATGAGGAGCTTCATCATGCCTGGCAGCGCTTCAGGGACGATGACGACGCCTTCGTCCTCGTCATCACGGGCGCAGGCGAGACGACTTTCTGTGCCGGCTGGGATCTTCAGGATGCATCCGAACTCGAGGAGCTGGGTGATTTCGATCGCTATCGACGGGAGCTCTACAGCCTGCCCGGAGCCTGCGGCTACACCCGCAAGGTCGATATCTTCAAGCCGGTCATCGCGGCAGTGAACGGCCACGCGTTCGCCGCGGGTCTGGAGACGGCCCTGCTGGCGGATATCCGAATCGCTGCGGAGAACGCAGAGTTCGGCGCGACGGAGCGGCGATGGAACATCGTCGGTGGGGATGGTCTCACGGCACGGCTACCCCTGATCGTCGGATTCTCCCGGGCGATGGAAATGATCATCACCGGGCGGCGAGTGGGCGTGAACGAGGCCCAACAGATCGGGCTCGTCAACGAAATCGTCCCGAAGGGTGAGGCCTTGGCGCGCGCCCAGGAGTTGGCTCACGAGATCGCAGCCCTGCCGCAGGGCGCCATCCGCAGCGACAAGGAGACCGTGCTGCGGGGCCCCGGTCGCACCCTCGAGGAGCGGCTACGGATCGAGGCGGAGATGATCATCTCCATGTTCATGCGCCGCGACAGCCATACGCTGGGGGCCGCCGCCTTCAAGGCGGGGAACTTGAAGCC